The following are from one region of the Strix uralensis isolate ZFMK-TIS-50842 chromosome 4, bStrUra1, whole genome shotgun sequence genome:
- the MRPS18C gene encoding small ribosomal subunit protein bS18m isoform X1, which yields MAMRAVAAGRSWRRLVPAALWERPRRLQHDRQLGGPDQPIQMENPYKEPPKKCVLCGINVDYKNVQLLSQFVSLHTGCIYGRHITGLCNKKQKEVTKAIKRAHVLGFMPVMFKNPSFLTDPKICNIKYPE from the exons ATGGCGATGCGGGCTGTGGCGGCGGGGAGATCCTGGCGGCGGCTGGTGCCCG CGGCGCTGTGGGAGCGGCCGCGCCGCCTGCAGCACGACCGGCAGCTCGGCGGGCCCGACCAG CCCATACAAATGGAGAACCCCTATAAAGAGCCTCCTAAAAAATGTGTCTTATGTGGAATAAATGTGGACTACAAGAATGTGCAG ctTCTTTCCCAGTTTGTTTCTCTGCATACTGGCTGCATTTATGGCAGGCATATAACAG GCTTGTGCaacaagaagcagaaggaagttACAAAAGCCATTAAAAGAGCTCATGTGTTAG GATTTATGCCAGTCATGTTTAAGAACCCATCATTTCTCACAGACCCCAAGATATGTAATATCAAGTATCCAGAATAA
- the MRPS18C gene encoding small ribosomal subunit protein bS18m isoform X2: protein MAMRAVAAGRSWRRLVPAALWERPRRLQHDRQLGGPDQPIQMENPYKEPPKKCVLCGINVDYKNVQLLSQFVSLHTGCIYGRHITGLCNKKQKEVTKAIKRAHVLDSYLNSW from the exons ATGGCGATGCGGGCTGTGGCGGCGGGGAGATCCTGGCGGCGGCTGGTGCCCG CGGCGCTGTGGGAGCGGCCGCGCCGCCTGCAGCACGACCGGCAGCTCGGCGGGCCCGACCAG CCCATACAAATGGAGAACCCCTATAAAGAGCCTCCTAAAAAATGTGTCTTATGTGGAATAAATGTGGACTACAAGAATGTGCAG ctTCTTTCCCAGTTTGTTTCTCTGCATACTGGCTGCATTTATGGCAGGCATATAACAG GCTTGTGCaacaagaagcagaaggaagttACAAAAGCCATTAAAAGAGCTCATGTGTTAG ATTCTTACCTGAACAGCTGGTAG
- the ABRAXAS1 gene encoding BRCA1-A complex subunit Abraxas 1 has translation MEGESTSALLSGFVFGALAFQHLSTDSDTEGFLLGDVKGEAKNSITDSQMDDVEVVYTIDIQKHIPCYQLFSFYNSAGELNELALKKILSGCKKSVIGWYKFRRNTDQTMTFRERLLHKNLQSHLSNQGLVFLLLTSSVMTESCSTYRLEHALHRPQEGLFQKVPLVVTNLGMAEQQGYRTVSGSCVSSGFVRAVRQHRSEFFYEDGSLQEVQKINEMYATLQGELKKICSTVEVSERSVEKLLVEVSQLKEEIKRKKQQSCSGEDRDYPGEPKENILLCQALQTFFPNSGLQTCIVSFKGQQISKNSCNIDHNINVMDKLTLMVEERDFTEVETRHFTKRKVRGTTTGSKAFKKSRSLQLHQKLLRDQEDSDQERKLTLSSTETDEEVLEKLRDTNEYPHSPTF, from the exons ATGGAGGGCGAGAGCACGTCGGCCCTGCTGTCGGGCTTCGTCTTCGGCGCCCTCGCCTTCCAGCACCTCAGCACCGACTCGGACACG GAAGGTTTTCTCCTTGGAGATGTGAAAGGTGAAGCCAAGAACAGCATTACTGACTCACAGATGGATGATGTTGAAGTTGTTTATACAATCG ATATACAGAAGCATATTCCATGCTACCAGCTGTTCAG CTTTTATAATTCTGCAGGAGAACTGAATGAACTTGCCCTGAAGAAAATACTGTCAGGCTGTAAgaag AGTGTGATAGGATGGTACAAATTCAGACGTAACACAGACCAGACCATGACATTCCGGGAGAGACTTCTTCATAAGAATTTACAGTCACACCTATCAAATCAGGGCCTTGTGTTCCTGTTACTAACCTCTAGCGTGATGACAGAAAGTTGTTCTACTTACAGGCTGGAACATGCCTTACATCGGCCACAAGAAGG TCTTTTCCAGAAAGTTCCTTTGGTGGTTACCAACTTGGGTATGGCAGAACAGCAAGGTTACAGAACAGTGTCTGGTTCCTGTGTATCTTCTGGTTTTGTGAGAGCAGTAAGACAACACAG GTCAGAATTCTTTTACGAGGATGGATCCTTACAAGAGGTTCAGAAGATAAACGAGATGTATGCCACCTTGCAGGGGGAACTGAAG AAAATATGCTCTACAGTAGAAGTCAGTGAACGATCTGTAGAGAAACTCTTAGTAGAGGTGAGccaattaaaagaagaaataaagaggaaaaagcaacagaGTTGTTCAG gagaagacAGAGACTACCCAGGAGAGCCAAAAGAGAACATTCTCCTTTGTCAAGCACTGCAGACATTTTTCCCAAATTCTGGACTTCAGACATGTATCGTTTCCTTCAAGGGCCAACAGATATCCAAGAACTCCTGTAATATTGACCATAATATTAATGTTATGGACAAACTGACTCTCATGGTAGAGGAAAGAGACTTCACTGAAGTGGAAACAAGACACTTCACCAAGCGTAAAGTCAGAGGGACCACAACAGGATCAAAGGCATTCAAGAAGTCCAGATCACTGCAGCTTCACCAAAAATTACTTCGAGACCAAGAGGACAGTGACCAGGAAAGGAAGCTTACGCTGAGTAGCACTGAAACAGATGAGGAAGTGCTGGAAAAACTCAGAGACACAAATGAATACCCACATTCTCCTACTTTCTGA